Proteins from a single region of Microbacterium sp. zg-Y818:
- a CDS encoding prolyl oligopeptidase family serine peptidase, translating into MVDVLPYGSWPSPLSAAEVAAASPRIEGATFVGDGVWWGQTVPSEGGRTTVRRRNPDGAVSDVLPAPWNARSRVHEYGGGSWAASPDGTLFFVEKTDQRVYALPAAGEPTPLTPDAGDVRFGGLRWQHGTLLAVREDHTRGPRPVRDIVEIATAGDVRVVPLGGGSDFVAQPALSPDGRHLAWVAWNHPDMPWDRSRVMVARREAGGTATPTSVTSGTASALQPEWQDATTLVYADDVTGRWNLWRTNPAAGTAPEPVTPADADTGGPLWGLGQRWFAVLEDARIVAVQTNGDDEVVVIGSDGIARPLEVPPTAGVSVEDAAGTRVLLTGSGATLPSGLWLVDVDRPSGAITIAGGESAWDAEWMPQPRPFTVDGPLGPVHAYDYPPTSPVAEAPEGELPPYVVFVHGGPTGQVAGAASGKIAYLTSRGIGVLDVNYAGSSGYGRAYRERLRGQWGVADVADVAAAAAGLAAEGRADAARLAIAGGSAGGWTVLSSLVGTDVFAAGISRYGVGDARSLAEDTHDFEARYLDGLIGPLPEAEAVYAERSPLSHPERFRVPVLLLQGADDEVVPPSQSEAVRDALASRGVPHAYVLYEGEGHGFRRGETIANALESELSFLGQVFGFETPGVPTLELSAGD; encoded by the coding sequence ATGGTCGACGTCCTTCCCTACGGTTCCTGGCCCTCTCCCCTCTCGGCTGCGGAGGTCGCCGCGGCATCACCGCGGATCGAGGGGGCGACCTTCGTCGGTGACGGGGTGTGGTGGGGCCAGACCGTGCCCAGTGAAGGCGGTCGCACCACCGTGCGTCGGCGCAATCCGGACGGTGCGGTCTCGGACGTGCTCCCCGCCCCCTGGAACGCGCGGTCCCGCGTGCACGAGTACGGCGGCGGATCGTGGGCGGCCTCGCCCGACGGCACCCTGTTCTTCGTCGAGAAGACCGACCAACGGGTCTATGCGCTGCCCGCCGCTGGCGAGCCGACCCCGCTCACCCCGGACGCCGGCGACGTGCGCTTCGGCGGGCTGAGGTGGCAGCACGGGACGCTCCTCGCCGTGCGCGAGGACCACACCCGCGGGCCGCGCCCGGTGCGGGACATCGTCGAGATCGCGACCGCGGGCGACGTGCGCGTCGTCCCGCTGGGGGGTGGCAGCGACTTCGTGGCCCAGCCGGCGCTCTCCCCCGACGGCCGTCACCTGGCCTGGGTCGCCTGGAACCACCCCGACATGCCATGGGACCGCAGCCGCGTGATGGTGGCGAGGCGCGAGGCGGGCGGCACTGCGACGCCCACGTCGGTCACGTCCGGCACCGCCTCGGCCCTGCAGCCCGAGTGGCAGGATGCCACGACGCTCGTCTACGCCGACGACGTCACCGGACGGTGGAACCTGTGGCGCACGAACCCGGCAGCGGGCACGGCGCCCGAGCCGGTGACGCCGGCAGACGCCGACACCGGCGGACCGCTGTGGGGCCTCGGCCAGCGCTGGTTCGCCGTGCTCGAAGACGCGCGCATCGTCGCCGTCCAGACGAACGGCGACGACGAGGTGGTCGTCATCGGCTCCGACGGCATCGCACGGCCGCTCGAGGTGCCCCCGACCGCGGGGGTGTCGGTCGAGGACGCGGCCGGGACGCGCGTGCTGCTCACCGGGTCGGGCGCGACCCTGCCGTCCGGGCTGTGGCTGGTCGACGTCGACCGTCCCTCGGGCGCGATCACGATCGCCGGCGGCGAGTCCGCGTGGGACGCCGAGTGGATGCCGCAGCCTCGGCCGTTCACCGTCGACGGGCCGCTGGGTCCCGTGCACGCCTACGACTACCCGCCGACGAGCCCCGTCGCCGAGGCGCCCGAGGGAGAGCTCCCGCCGTACGTCGTGTTCGTGCACGGTGGACCGACCGGTCAGGTGGCAGGAGCAGCATCCGGCAAGATCGCCTACCTCACGAGCCGCGGCATCGGCGTGCTCGACGTGAACTACGCCGGCTCGAGCGGGTACGGCCGCGCCTACCGCGAGCGTCTGCGCGGCCAGTGGGGCGTCGCGGATGTCGCCGACGTGGCCGCCGCCGCTGCAGGGCTCGCCGCCGAGGGCCGGGCTGATGCCGCACGCCTCGCGATCGCGGGCGGCTCGGCCGGGGGGTGGACCGTGCTGTCCTCGCTGGTCGGCACCGATGTGTTCGCGGCCGGGATCTCACGCTACGGCGTGGGCGATGCCCGCTCGCTCGCGGAGGACACCCACGACTTCGAGGCCCGCTACCTCGACGGGCTCATCGGGCCCCTTCCCGAGGCGGAAGCGGTCTACGCGGAGCGCTCGCCCCTCAGCCATCCGGAGCGGTTCCGGGTGCCGGTGCTGCTGCTGCAGGGCGCCGACGACGAGGTGGTGCCGCCGTCGCAGTCCGAGGCCGTCCGCGACGCCCTGGCCTCACGCGGCGTGCCGCACGCGTACGTGCTGTACGAGGGCGAGGGGCACGGCTTCCGGCGCGGCGAGACGATCGCCAACGCGCTCGAGTCCGAGCTGTCGTTCCTGGGGCAGGTGTTCGGCTTCGAGACCCCCGGGGTGCCCACCCTGGAGCTCTCCGCCGGCGACTGA
- a CDS encoding histidinol-phosphate transaminase, which translates to MGGVIVSLDDLPLRADLRGQTPYGAPQAALPVALNVNENTHPVPDEVAGDILDSVARALREINRYPDREFTALREGFAEYLGHGLGPEQIWAANGSNEVLQHVLQAFAGPGRTAFSFAPTYSMYPLLTRGTGASWIAGHRAHDFTLSPSDAASQVADASPDVIFLCAPNNPTGTPLPLDVVEAVYEASHGIVVVDEAYAEFAPHDQQSAITLLPGRERLVVSRTMSKAFAFAGARVGYLAADPALIDALRLVRLPYHLSALTQAAATAALRHAPVMLGMVDEIVAQRDRISATLQALGYEPHESWTNFVLFGGVDDPAATWQALYDRGVLIRDVGIPGHLRVTAGTEAETTAFLDALASIDSTP; encoded by the coding sequence ATGGGAGGGGTGATCGTGAGTCTTGACGACCTGCCCCTCCGCGCGGATCTGCGCGGCCAAACCCCGTACGGCGCACCCCAGGCGGCTCTGCCCGTCGCCCTGAACGTCAATGAGAACACCCATCCCGTCCCTGACGAGGTGGCCGGAGACATCCTCGACTCGGTGGCCCGGGCGCTCCGCGAGATCAACCGCTATCCCGACCGCGAGTTCACGGCGCTGCGCGAGGGTTTCGCCGAGTACCTCGGACACGGCCTCGGCCCTGAACAGATCTGGGCGGCCAACGGATCGAACGAGGTCCTGCAGCACGTGCTGCAGGCGTTCGCAGGCCCGGGACGCACCGCCTTCTCTTTCGCCCCGACGTACTCGATGTACCCGCTGCTCACCCGAGGGACGGGGGCCTCGTGGATCGCCGGCCACCGGGCGCACGACTTCACCCTGAGCCCGTCCGACGCGGCGTCCCAGGTCGCCGACGCATCGCCGGACGTCATCTTCCTCTGCGCGCCGAACAACCCGACGGGCACGCCGCTGCCGCTCGACGTCGTCGAGGCGGTCTACGAGGCCAGCCACGGGATCGTCGTCGTCGACGAGGCGTACGCGGAGTTCGCGCCCCACGATCAGCAGTCGGCGATCACGTTGCTGCCGGGCAGGGAGCGCCTCGTCGTCTCACGCACCATGAGCAAGGCCTTCGCCTTCGCCGGCGCCCGGGTGGGCTACCTGGCCGCCGATCCGGCGCTGATCGACGCCCTGCGGCTCGTGCGTCTGCCGTACCACCTGAGCGCGCTCACGCAGGCGGCGGCGACGGCGGCCCTTCGACACGCGCCCGTCATGCTCGGCATGGTCGACGAGATCGTCGCGCAGCGCGACCGCATCTCTGCCACCCTGCAGGCGCTCGGGTACGAGCCCCACGAATCGTGGACCAACTTCGTGCTCTTCGGGGGCGTGGATGATCCCGCCGCGACCTGGCAGGCGCTGTACGACCGGGGGGTGCTCATCCGCGATGTCGGCATCCCGGGGCACCTGCGGGTGACGGCGGGCACCGAGGCCGAGACCACCGCGTTCCTCGACGCGCTGGCCTCGATAGACTCGACGCCATGA
- a CDS encoding methylenetetrahydrofolate reductase → MSLLPEASAPAVPFSFELYPPRTPAAAEVLRETIRMLAEQRPSFLSVTYGAGGSTGGDSLAVLRHIRQTTSVEPLAHLTCVGNTYAGATALIREFLDADITSFLALRGDPPAGVGEDEAFLGDLESAAQLVQLIDRVQAERAPYTEAAIPGLPGAARVQPRQRAQIAVAAFPMGHPRSRHAGQHLDALLAKQAAGATLAITQLFFHPDVYLAFVERARAAGVHIPILPGIMPITSPARLRRVLELTGEELPAELAIALEVEPTAEGQRDIGVTAAARLASEVVADGAPGVHLYAFNDHRVVLAVLGEAGILTPHKETAS, encoded by the coding sequence ATGAGCCTGCTGCCCGAGGCGAGCGCACCGGCGGTGCCGTTCTCCTTCGAGCTCTACCCGCCGCGCACACCGGCGGCAGCCGAGGTGCTGCGCGAGACGATCCGGATGTTGGCCGAGCAGCGCCCGAGCTTCCTCTCGGTCACCTACGGAGCCGGCGGGTCGACCGGCGGGGACTCCCTCGCGGTGCTGCGCCACATCCGGCAGACGACGTCGGTCGAGCCGCTGGCGCACCTCACCTGTGTCGGAAACACCTACGCCGGCGCGACCGCACTCATCCGGGAGTTCCTCGACGCCGACATCACGAGCTTCCTCGCCCTCCGCGGCGACCCGCCGGCGGGTGTCGGCGAAGATGAGGCCTTCCTCGGCGACCTCGAAAGCGCCGCGCAGCTGGTGCAGCTGATCGATCGCGTGCAGGCGGAGCGGGCCCCCTACACCGAGGCGGCGATCCCGGGTCTTCCCGGCGCCGCCCGCGTGCAGCCCCGCCAGCGCGCCCAGATCGCCGTGGCGGCGTTCCCGATGGGGCATCCCCGGTCGCGGCATGCCGGCCAGCACCTCGATGCGCTGCTGGCCAAGCAGGCCGCGGGTGCCACGCTCGCGATCACCCAGCTGTTCTTCCATCCCGACGTGTATCTGGCCTTCGTCGAGCGGGCACGGGCAGCCGGCGTCCACATCCCGATCCTCCCCGGCATCATGCCCATCACCTCGCCCGCGCGCCTCCGCCGGGTGCTGGAGCTGACGGGCGAGGAGCTGCCCGCAGAGCTGGCGATCGCCCTCGAGGTCGAGCCGACCGCCGAGGGCCAACGCGACATCGGCGTGACCGCGGCTGCCCGGCTGGCGAGCGAGGTCGTCGCAGACGGCGCGCCCGGCGTGCACCTCTATGCCTTCAACGATCACCGCGTCGTCCTGGCCGTCCTCGGCGAGGCCGGCATCCTCACCCCACACAAGGAGACCGCATCATGA
- a CDS encoding LysM peptidoglycan-binding domain-containing protein — MTTIQLAGPTPSATRLRITSRGRRVLVGTAALPAVAAVTVAVLSGGGALATVSDSAPAGSFETVTVATGESLWGIAEEVAPKADPRDVIDAIVRLNALETSAVAAGQRLSIPLEYSADR, encoded by the coding sequence ATGACCACCATCCAGCTCGCCGGACCCACGCCGTCCGCCACGCGGCTGCGGATCACCTCTCGCGGTCGACGCGTGCTCGTCGGCACCGCCGCGCTGCCCGCCGTCGCCGCCGTCACGGTCGCCGTGCTCAGCGGAGGGGGAGCGCTGGCGACGGTCTCCGACTCGGCACCCGCCGGCAGCTTCGAGACCGTGACGGTCGCGACCGGCGAGTCCCTCTGGGGCATCGCCGAAGAGGTGGCACCGAAGGCCGATCCGCGCGACGTCATCGACGCCATCGTGCGCCTCAACGCGCTCGAGACCTCGGCCGTCGCCGCCGGGCAGCGCCTGTCGATCCCGCTGGAGTACTCCGCCGACCGCTGA
- a CDS encoding SseB family protein, producing MSPAPDDHCGNSGDSAGVPWEGRAFQANPHAGDDGSADPALLAALTAFRAGEGDQAAVVDAYRSARLLIPLVAEKGDEGVGPTGLTVDKTQELSIVTVAAPDGRRVLPVFTSVTAMQRWDATARPVPADGVRTALAAANDDTDLIVIDPTSETEFVLRRPAVWAIGQGRPWEPSFASPEVYRGLQESIGGELAVLDLSVAPGDPDARLRGPELVVRLQLIAGLEQSELDAVLQRLAARWAADDRVAVLVDSLTVKLLRAAE from the coding sequence ATGTCGCCGGCGCCTGACGACCACTGCGGCAACTCCGGCGATTCAGCCGGCGTGCCGTGGGAGGGGCGCGCCTTCCAGGCCAACCCCCACGCCGGTGACGACGGCTCGGCCGATCCGGCGCTGCTGGCGGCGCTGACGGCGTTCCGCGCGGGAGAGGGCGATCAGGCCGCGGTCGTCGACGCCTACCGCAGCGCACGCCTGCTGATCCCGCTCGTCGCCGAGAAGGGCGACGAGGGGGTGGGGCCGACGGGCCTCACGGTCGACAAGACGCAGGAGCTGTCGATCGTGACGGTCGCAGCGCCCGACGGGCGTCGCGTGCTGCCGGTGTTCACCTCGGTCACGGCGATGCAGCGGTGGGATGCCACGGCGCGGCCCGTTCCCGCCGACGGTGTGCGCACGGCGCTGGCCGCGGCGAACGACGACACCGACCTCATCGTCATCGACCCGACGTCGGAGACGGAGTTCGTGCTGCGCCGCCCTGCCGTCTGGGCCATCGGCCAGGGGCGTCCGTGGGAGCCGAGTTTCGCGTCGCCCGAGGTGTACCGCGGCCTGCAGGAGAGCATCGGCGGGGAGCTGGCGGTGCTCGACCTGTCGGTGGCTCCGGGGGATCCCGATGCGCGCCTGCGGGGACCGGAGCTCGTCGTGCGGCTGCAGCTGATCGCGGGCCTCGAGCAGTCAGAGCTCGATGCCGTGCTGCAGCGCCTCGCCGCGCGCTGGGCCGCCGATGACAGGGTCGCGGTGCTGGTGGACTCGCTGACCGTGAAGCTCCTCCGCGCCGCCGAGTGA
- the hisB gene encoding imidazoleglycerol-phosphate dehydratase HisB has translation MTRPEARTASVRRATSESTVELELDLDGTGRSHIDTSVPFFDHLLTAFAKHSLTDLTVRASGDTDIDAHHTVEDVAIVLGQAIREALGDKSGISRYGDALVPLDEALAQAVVDISGRPYLVHTGEPAGYEFHLIGGHFTGSLVRHTFEAIAFHAGMTVHVTVLGGRDPHHIAEAEYKAFARAFRQAKALDPLVQGVPSTKGAL, from the coding sequence ATGACCCGTCCCGAGGCGCGTACCGCGTCTGTGCGCCGCGCGACCAGCGAGTCCACCGTCGAGCTCGAACTCGATCTCGACGGCACCGGCCGCAGCCACATCGACACGAGCGTGCCGTTCTTCGACCACCTGCTGACCGCCTTCGCGAAGCACTCGCTGACCGATCTCACCGTGCGTGCATCCGGCGACACCGACATCGACGCCCACCACACCGTCGAGGACGTTGCAATCGTGCTCGGTCAGGCGATCCGCGAGGCACTCGGCGACAAGAGCGGCATCTCGCGGTACGGCGACGCCCTGGTGCCGCTGGACGAGGCGCTCGCGCAGGCGGTCGTCGACATCAGCGGACGCCCCTACCTGGTGCACACCGGTGAGCCCGCCGGGTACGAGTTCCACCTCATCGGCGGCCACTTCACCGGCTCGCTGGTGCGCCACACGTTCGAGGCGATCGCCTTCCACGCCGGTATGACCGTGCACGTCACCGTGCTGGGTGGTCGTGACCCCCACCACATCGCCGAGGCGGAGTACAAGGCGTTCGCGCGCGCGTTCCGCCAGGCCAAGGCCCTCGACCCGCTCGTGCAGGGCGTGCCCAGCACGAAGGGCGCGCTGTGA
- the lexA gene encoding transcriptional repressor LexA produces MTDATPAGRERAQDKPHTRRRKSLSEKQLAILEVIQRSIARHGYPPSMREIGDAVGLKSLSSVTHQLNQLELSGYLRRDAGKTRAMEVLIDLPGSAGENPADAAPSVGDAALVPLVGRIAAGVPITADQQVEEIFPLPRQLVGKGDLFMLKVSGESMIDAAICDGDWVVVRSQATAENGDIVAAMLDGEATVKTFRQRDGHTWLLPRNSAFEPILGDEAVVLGKIVAVLRAI; encoded by the coding sequence ATGACCGACGCGACACCGGCCGGCCGCGAGCGGGCTCAGGACAAGCCGCACACGCGCCGACGCAAGAGCCTGAGCGAGAAGCAGCTCGCGATCCTCGAGGTGATCCAGCGATCGATCGCGCGCCACGGCTACCCGCCGAGCATGCGGGAGATCGGCGACGCGGTCGGGCTGAAGTCGCTCTCGAGCGTCACCCACCAGCTCAACCAGCTCGAGCTCAGCGGGTACCTGCGCCGCGACGCCGGCAAGACCCGCGCCATGGAGGTGCTGATCGACCTGCCCGGCTCCGCCGGCGAGAACCCGGCCGACGCGGCACCGTCGGTGGGCGACGCCGCCCTCGTGCCGCTGGTCGGACGCATCGCCGCGGGGGTCCCCATCACCGCCGACCAGCAGGTCGAGGAGATCTTCCCGCTGCCGCGTCAGCTGGTCGGCAAGGGCGACCTGTTCATGCTCAAGGTGAGCGGCGAGTCGATGATCGACGCCGCCATCTGCGACGGCGACTGGGTGGTCGTCCGCTCCCAGGCGACCGCTGAGAACGGCGACATCGTCGCGGCGATGCTCGACGGCGAGGCGACCGTGAAGACATTCCGTCAGCGCGACGGTCACACGTGGCTGCTGCCGCGCAATAGCGCCTTCGAACCGATCCTGGGCGACGAAGCCGTCGTGCTGGGCAAGATCGTGGCGGTCCTGCGGGCGATCTGA
- the priA gene encoding bifunctional 1-(5-phosphoribosyl)-5-((5-phosphoribosylamino)methylideneamino)imidazole-4-carboxamide isomerase/phosphoribosylanthranilate isomerase PriA: MNDFASTPELILLPAVDVASGKAVRLTQGEAGSETTYGDPVDAAMAWARQGAQWIHLVDLDAAFGRGNNTAVLRKVIKQVRNVKGVQVELSGGIRDDRSLEAALESGASRINLGTAALENPEWAADVISRYGDAIAVGLDVRGTTLAARGWTREGGDLWEVLDRLEQAGCTRYVLTDVTKDGTLKGPNLELLREVATRTPKPVVASGGISSLDDIAALRELVPLGIEGAIVGKALYAGAFTLAEALDVAGA, encoded by the coding sequence ATGAACGATTTCGCGTCCACCCCTGAGCTGATCCTCCTCCCTGCCGTCGATGTGGCATCCGGCAAGGCCGTGCGTCTGACGCAGGGCGAGGCGGGATCCGAGACGACCTACGGCGACCCCGTCGACGCTGCGATGGCCTGGGCCCGCCAGGGTGCGCAGTGGATTCACCTCGTCGACCTCGACGCCGCGTTCGGCCGGGGAAACAACACCGCGGTCCTGCGCAAGGTGATCAAGCAGGTCCGCAATGTCAAGGGCGTGCAGGTCGAGCTGTCCGGTGGCATCCGCGACGACCGGTCGCTGGAGGCGGCGCTCGAGAGCGGGGCCTCCCGCATCAACCTCGGCACGGCGGCGCTCGAGAACCCCGAGTGGGCGGCCGACGTCATCTCGCGCTACGGCGACGCGATCGCGGTGGGGCTCGACGTGCGCGGCACAACGCTCGCGGCGCGCGGCTGGACGCGTGAGGGCGGCGACCTCTGGGAGGTGCTCGACCGCCTCGAGCAGGCCGGCTGCACGCGGTACGTGCTGACCGACGTCACCAAGGACGGCACCCTGAAGGGTCCGAACCTCGAACTCCTCCGCGAAGTGGCCACGCGCACCCCGAAGCCGGTCGTGGCATCCGGCGGCATCTCGAGCCTCGATGACATCGCTGCGCTGCGTGAGCTCGTGCCGCTCGGCATCGAGGGTGCCATCGTGGGCAAGGCGCTCTATGCCGGGGCCTTCACGCTCGCTGAGGCGCTGGATGTCGCCGGCGCCTGA
- the metE gene encoding 5-methyltetrahydropteroyltriglutamate--homocysteine S-methyltransferase has product MTTATFPDGTILGYPRIGRRRELKTAVEAHWAGTLDEAGLERAAADLRRGARERLVELGLGREDSSVPESFSFYDQVLDAAVAVGALPARFADLRDGDGAIPLSAYFVAARGDGDRAPLEMTKWFDTNYHYLVPEIGPETAFALSTDRFARQVAEAKADGVTVRPVVVGPVTLLALAKATDAAPEGFDPLSRLEDLLPVYRDLLATLRAAGAEWVQLDEPALVSESLPAAPERLAETAARAYAVLGSAADRPAILVAAGYAQLSPSAWAGLAAAPIEAIAVDLHRGSLPPVVDGLGGKILVGGVIDGRNVWRGDLDAAWERLAALRSLGAAGVAAATSTSLQHVPHDVSDEPDLDPRLASWLAFADQKVGQVVTLARGLSRGRAAIEDELHAASHALDDRRAAPGVRDGSVRARAAGLAPGDYRRAAAGDREEAQRAALGLPVLPTTTIGSFPQTPEIRRARAAHAAGRLDGERYREFLREENRQVIALQEQLELDVLVHGEAERNDMVQYFAENLDGFAVTRNGWVQSYGSRATRPSILWGDVARPAPITVAWSAYAQSLTAKHVKGMLTGPVTILAWSFVRDDQPLAETADQVALALRDEIADLEAAGLRIVQVDEPALRELLPLKAADQPAYLDWSVASFRLATAGAAPTTQVHTHLCYSEFAVVIEAIAALDADVTSIEAARSRGEVIADIRRSGFARGVGPGVYDIHSPRVPSTDEIAALLRRAVDELPVGQVWVNPDCGLKTRGYEETVQSLRNLVAATRSVRDQVAARV; this is encoded by the coding sequence ATGACCACCGCCACCTTCCCCGACGGCACGATCCTCGGCTACCCGCGCATCGGGCGGCGCCGCGAACTCAAGACCGCCGTCGAAGCGCACTGGGCCGGAACCCTCGACGAAGCGGGTCTCGAGCGCGCCGCTGCCGACCTGCGCCGTGGCGCGCGCGAGCGGCTCGTCGAACTCGGGCTCGGGCGGGAGGACTCGTCCGTGCCGGAGAGCTTCTCGTTCTACGACCAGGTGCTCGACGCCGCGGTCGCTGTCGGTGCTCTGCCCGCACGCTTCGCCGACCTGCGCGACGGTGACGGCGCCATTCCGCTGTCGGCATACTTCGTCGCCGCGCGCGGTGACGGCGACCGGGCGCCGCTCGAGATGACGAAGTGGTTCGACACGAACTACCACTACCTCGTGCCCGAGATCGGTCCTGAGACCGCGTTCGCGCTGTCGACGGACCGCTTCGCCCGCCAGGTCGCCGAGGCGAAGGCCGACGGCGTGACCGTTCGCCCGGTCGTCGTGGGGCCCGTCACCCTCCTCGCGCTGGCCAAGGCGACGGATGCCGCGCCCGAGGGCTTCGACCCGCTCAGCCGCCTCGAGGACCTGCTGCCGGTGTACCGGGATCTCCTCGCGACCCTGCGTGCCGCCGGAGCGGAGTGGGTGCAGCTCGACGAACCCGCACTCGTGAGCGAGAGCCTGCCGGCGGCGCCGGAGCGCCTGGCCGAGACGGCTGCGCGCGCCTACGCCGTGCTGGGTTCGGCAGCGGACCGTCCCGCCATCCTGGTCGCCGCCGGCTACGCGCAGCTCTCACCTTCGGCGTGGGCGGGTCTGGCCGCCGCTCCCATCGAGGCCATCGCAGTCGACCTGCACCGCGGCTCCCTGCCGCCCGTCGTCGACGGGCTGGGGGGCAAGATCCTCGTGGGCGGCGTCATCGACGGCCGGAACGTCTGGCGCGGCGATCTGGATGCCGCGTGGGAGCGTCTCGCTGCGCTGCGCAGCCTCGGTGCCGCAGGAGTGGCCGCCGCCACTTCCACCTCGCTCCAGCACGTGCCGCACGACGTCTCGGACGAGCCCGATCTCGATCCCCGCCTGGCGTCGTGGCTGGCCTTCGCCGATCAGAAGGTCGGTCAAGTGGTGACGCTCGCGCGCGGCCTCTCGCGGGGCAGGGCGGCGATCGAGGACGAGCTCCACGCCGCTTCACACGCGCTGGACGACCGGCGTGCGGCGCCGGGGGTGCGCGACGGCTCCGTCCGCGCCCGCGCCGCCGGGCTCGCGCCCGGCGACTACCGTCGTGCGGCGGCCGGCGACCGCGAAGAGGCACAGCGCGCGGCGCTGGGACTGCCCGTGCTTCCGACCACGACCATCGGCTCGTTCCCGCAGACGCCCGAGATCCGCCGCGCCCGCGCCGCGCACGCTGCGGGGCGTCTGGATGGCGAACGGTACCGAGAGTTCCTCCGCGAGGAGAACCGGCAGGTGATCGCACTGCAGGAGCAGCTCGAGCTCGACGTGCTCGTGCACGGCGAGGCGGAGCGCAACGACATGGTGCAGTACTTCGCCGAGAACCTCGACGGGTTCGCCGTGACGCGCAACGGGTGGGTGCAGTCGTACGGCTCACGCGCGACCCGGCCGTCGATCCTCTGGGGCGACGTCGCGCGTCCGGCCCCGATCACCGTCGCCTGGTCGGCCTACGCGCAGAGTCTCACGGCGAAGCACGTCAAGGGCATGCTCACGGGCCCGGTGACGATCCTCGCGTGGTCGTTCGTGCGCGACGACCAGCCGCTCGCCGAGACCGCCGACCAGGTCGCGCTCGCGCTGCGCGACGAGATCGCCGACCTCGAGGCCGCGGGCCTGCGCATCGTGCAGGTCGACGAGCCCGCGCTGCGGGAGCTGCTGCCGCTGAAGGCGGCCGACCAGCCGGCGTACCTCGACTGGTCCGTCGCGTCGTTCCGGCTGGCCACCGCCGGCGCCGCTCCGACCACCCAGGTGCATACGCACCTCTGCTACTCGGAGTTCGCGGTCGTCATCGAGGCGATCGCGGCGCTCGATGCCGATGTCACCTCGATCGAGGCCGCACGCAGCCGCGGCGAGGTCATCGCCGACATCCGCCGCTCCGGCTTCGCCCGCGGCGTCGGGCCTGGCGTGTACGACATCCACTCTCCGCGCGTGCCGTCGACGGACGAGATCGCGGCGCTGCTGCGACGAGCGGTCGACGAGCTGCCCGTGGGACAGGTGTGGGTCAATCCGGATTGCGGGCTCAAGACGCGCGGCTACGAGGAGACGGTGCAGTCGCTGCGGAATCTGGTCGCGGCAACGCGCAGTGTGCGCGATCAGGTGGCCGCGCGCGTGTGA
- the hisH gene encoding imidazole glycerol phosphate synthase subunit HisH has product MSDAPDRPLVAVLDYGSGNVHSAVKALIAAGADARLTADRGLIRDADGLVVPGVGAFRAVMDALRASRADELIDRRLAGGLPVLGICVGMQVLFEHGVERGEDTEGLGEWPGAVTELDAPVLPHMGWNTVEPGEGSVLFRGIEQERFYFVHSYAAQSWTLDVIPPFPAPAVTWSRHGAPFLAAVENGPLSATQFHPEKSGEAGIRLLSNWIGALRRTTV; this is encoded by the coding sequence GTGAGCGACGCCCCCGACCGGCCGCTCGTCGCGGTGCTCGACTACGGGTCGGGCAACGTGCACTCCGCGGTGAAGGCACTTATCGCCGCCGGTGCCGACGCCCGTCTGACGGCCGACCGCGGCCTGATCCGCGATGCCGACGGGCTGGTCGTTCCAGGCGTCGGAGCGTTCCGCGCGGTCATGGACGCCCTGCGCGCCAGCCGCGCCGACGAGCTCATCGACCGTCGCCTGGCGGGAGGGCTTCCGGTCCTCGGCATCTGCGTCGGCATGCAGGTGCTGTTCGAGCACGGCGTCGAGCGCGGCGAGGACACCGAGGGGCTGGGGGAGTGGCCCGGTGCCGTCACCGAGCTCGACGCCCCCGTGCTGCCGCACATGGGTTGGAACACCGTCGAACCCGGCGAAGGCTCGGTGCTCTTCCGCGGCATCGAACAGGAGCGCTTCTACTTCGTGCACTCCTATGCCGCCCAGTCCTGGACGCTCGACGTCATCCCGCCGTTCCCGGCGCCCGCCGTCACCTGGAGCCGGCACGGCGCCCCTTTCCTCGCCGCCGTCGAGAACGGACCGCTGTCGGCGACCCAATTCCACCCCGAGAAGTCGGGCGAAGCCGGCATCCGCCTGCTGTCCAATTGGATCGGCGCGCTGCGCCGCACTACTGTCTGA